A stretch of Bos taurus isolate L1 Dominette 01449 registration number 42190680 breed Hereford chromosome 5, ARS-UCD2.0, whole genome shotgun sequence DNA encodes these proteins:
- the LOC112446671 gene encoding sperm mitochondrial-associated cysteine-rich protein: MDFSLGLRLGPRNKKASHQQPPAPSGHCPPAASPCPSCPPSACACPCPACPPPTCSCTAYPSYAAPCPSCPGLPGPPCTCSCPPCPACPPLTYPHSACSQCSGQHLTCCRPSPCPMYPCSRGRATCSSSCWGCSDSCGCGRGAAWGPPSSTGHCSCCFRGQRTSRHCLIV; this comes from the coding sequence ATGGACTTCTCTCTGGGCCTACGTCTGGGGCCTCGGAACAAGAAAGCCAGCCATCAACAGCCACCTGCGCCCTCTGGACACTGCCCACCAGCTGCCTCCCCTTGTCCGTCCTGCCCCCCCTCTGCCTGTGCCTGCCCCTGCCCAGCCTGTCCCCCTCCCACCTGCTCCTGCACCGCCTATCCTTCCTACGCAGCTCCCTGCCCCTCCTGTCCTGGCCTCCCGGGCCCACCCTGTACCTgctcctgccctccctgccccgccTGTCCTCCCTTGACTTATCCCCACAGTGCCTGCAGCCAGTGCTCTGGCCAGCACTTGACCTGCTGCCGCCCATCTCCTTGCCCCATGTACCCTTGCTCCAGGGGTCGAGCCACCTGTTCCAGCTCCTGCTGGGGCTGCAGTGACAGCTGTGGCTGTGGTCGAGGGGCTGCCTGGGGACCCCCAAGCTCCACTGgccactgcagctgctgcttTAGGGGACAGCGCACCTCTCGGCACTGTCTGATTGTCTAG